The following coding sequences lie in one Chelonia mydas isolate rCheMyd1 chromosome 6, rCheMyd1.pri.v2, whole genome shotgun sequence genomic window:
- the HAUS2 gene encoding HAUS augmin-like complex subunit 2, whose protein sequence is MAATQPPAPLQICHTQHGEGGVASPPNLSGAGAELPARGRARAAGLDAKAAMACSNPWDAAQPTAAGLVLAKCLAAGVVTQEMLDLSAKQAPCFVHLTEMEKIADIRAEINQKSLETEILGLEKETADIAHPYFLTQKCQALQVMNKHLEAVLKEKRTLRQRLMKPLCQENLPVEAIFHRYVAELLTLAVAFIEKLESHLQTIRSIPQIPLSMKNMDNALAKINLLVTETEELAEQILTWREMQKGIHYDSSQITNESDPSFRSLVSP, encoded by the exons ATGGCAGCAACACAGCCGCCAGCGCCGCTCCAGATATGCCACACACAGCATGGCGAAGGGGGCGTGGCTTCGCCCCCCAACCTGAGCGGCGCGGGGGCGGAGCTTCCTGCGCGAGGGCGGGCGCGCGCGGCAGGTTTGGACGCGAAGGCGGCGATGGCCTGTTCGAACCCTTGGGAcgcggctcagcccactgccgcgGGGTTGGTGCTGGCCAAGTGCCTGGCGGCGGGTGTGGTGACCCAG GAGATGTTGGATTTATCTGCTAAACAAGCCCCATGCTTTGTGCACCTCACTGAGATGGAGAAAATTGCAGACATCCGAGCTGAAATAAACCAG AAGAGCCTGGAAACTGAAATCCTGGGACTGGAAAAGGAAACTGCAGATATTGCTCATCCATACTTCCTGA CTCAGAAATGCCAAGCTCTGCAAGTTATGAATAAACACTTGGAAGCAGTGCTGAAAGAGAAGAGGACTCTCCGGCAGAGATTAATGAAGCCCTTGTGTCAAGAGAACTTGCCTGTTGAAGCCATATTCCACAG GTATGTAGCAGAGTTATTGACATTGGCAGTGGCCTTCATTGAGAAACTGGAAAGCCACTTGCAGACAATAAGGAGCATCCCTCAGATACCCCTGAGCATGAAAAACATG GACAATGCTCTGGCAAAAATTAACTTGCTTGTGACAGAGACTGAAGAGCTGGCAGAGCAGATACTGACGTGGAGAGAGATGCAAAAAGGAATCCATTATGATAGCTCCCAGATCACTAATGAATCAGATCCTAGCTTCAGAAGCTTAGTTTCACCATAA
- the LRRC57 gene encoding leucine-rich repeat-containing protein 57 has product MGNSALKAHLETAQKTGVFQLTGKGLSEFPEDLQKLASNLRTIDLSNNKIEILPPLMGKFSVLKSLALNNNKLTALPEELCKLKKLETLHVNGNHLTQLPATFGQLLALKTLSLSGNKLRTVPTQLCNLHHLDVVDLSRNQIQSVPDTVGDLQAIELNLNQNQISQISVQISHCPRLKVLRLEENCLDLSMLPQSILSDSQISLLAVEGNLFEIKKLRELEGYDKYMERFTATKKKFT; this is encoded by the exons ATGGGAAATAGTGCCTTAAAAGCTCACTTGGAGACAGCCCAGAAAACAGGCGTGTTCCAGCTAACTGGAAAGGGTCTGTCTGAG ttTCCTGAAGACCTGCAGAAGCTAGCTAGCAACTTAAGGACAATAGACTTGTCAAACAACAAAATTGAGATCCTGCCACCACTGATGGGAAAGTTTTCTGTTCTTAAGAGTCTtgctttaaacaacaacaaactga CTGCTCTACCTGAAGAGCTGTGTAAGCTGAAAAAACTCGAGACCTTGCATGTGAATGGCAACCATCTGACGCAGCTGCCTGCCACCTTTGGACAACTCTTGGCTCTCAAGACCCTGAGCCTTTCTGGAAACAAGCTTCGAACTGTGCCCACCCAACTCTGCAATCTTCATCACCTAGATGTGGTGGATCTTTCAAGAAACCAGATCCAGAGTGTGCCAGACACAGTGGGGGACCTGCAGGCCATTGAACTCAATTTGAATCAGAACCAG ATTTCCCAGATCTCAGTGCAGATCTCTCACTGTCCACGCCTCAAAGTCCTGCGTTTGGAAGAGAACTGTCTAGACCTCAGCATGCTTCCTCAGAGCATACTCAGTGATTCCCAGATCTCATTGCTTGCAGTGGAGGGTAATCTCTTTGAAATCaagaaactcagagaactggAGGGCTATGACAAG TACATGGAGCGGTTCACAGCCACCAAGAAGAAGTTTACATGA